In Strix aluco isolate bStrAlu1 chromosome 17, bStrAlu1.hap1, whole genome shotgun sequence, the genomic stretch CCGAGTGCAGCGTATCTTAAAGATGCATAAATCCCCCTACTTATCTTAATTTAAGCCTTATCCAGCAACAACCTTCTGTTATTGTATCCACCATACAAGTATATTGTCATCTTACAATGACATGAACACAAGACAGGTAAGTTAATGAGCCAAAACCACAAGATTAAGAATCAGACAAAGCGACACCAACACCTGCAGAAGCCCACagggtttttgttgttgggtttgcACAAACAAGGCAGAGAAGATTTTCTAAGATGCAAAAAGCATTGGTACCAAGTGCTACAGCTGACTCACATAACATTGCAACAACTCTTCTGTTTAAATACAGACAAAGGGAACCTCAAGGCAAAGACTCGGAGAGTCTTTGAGCAAGTGTGCAGATAAATAATCACTTTGAAGTCAAACAACATtgcctaaaggaaaaaaaaaaaaaagtgttttggacCAGAAGTAAAGGATTTCTCAGGCTGGGGCACTCAGCGTGAGAACGGGGCACCTCGGGGCGCAGGGGCTCCACCCACCGAGCGAGCGGGGACCCTTCACCTCCAGCTCTCCCGGGAAGGCATCGAGGCCGCAGGCTGGGGACGAACCGCCCCGCCCTGTCCCCTTTCGGACCGGCAAGTGATCCTAGACGTGCCCAACTACCTGTCCTCTGCCTTTAGATCCGGGAGatccccccctttccttctcctgccacATCCTGACAAGGGAGAAGGGGGAAACCGACCCTCACCGCCATTTCCCCCCTCACGGCCCCAGGCCAGGTCGCGGGCCGACGGCGCCTCGCAGGCCCGTCCCAAGCCCAGCCGTGCGCTGCGGGCCCCCGCCGCAGCCCTTACCGTCGCCCGAGTGCGGAAGGCGGAGGACAGCGCCCACAACCCGCGGCCCCTCACCAGGTACCACAGACACCTCCCGCCACAGCTCCTCAACGCTGCCCACCGGCTCCGGCCGCCGGCGCCATCCCTCGCGCGGCACTCTGGGAAATGTAGTTcccgcgccgcggcgggggcggtACGGAACGGCCTGTGGACTACAACTCCCAGAATGCTCAGCGCCGCAGAGCCCACTCCCCCCCTAGTGCGCAGGCGCAGTAGAAGGGACAGGCTCGCGGCTGAGTGGCGTAACGCGTTGGTAGGGAAGCCGGAAGTGGGCGGCCTGGAGACCGGAAGTTGGTGGGGTGTCATGGCGGCGGCGCTGTAGGGGAAGGGGGAGCTGAGGGGTGAGTGGGGCGGCCTTGGCAGGGTCAGGTTGGGGAGTTGCTGCCAGCCCCGTGGTGGAGGGATCGCGCCGCGAGTGTCCAAGCTACGGGAGAAGCGGTGACGTGCGTGGGCCCGGTGGGCTCCGGTAGGCGCCGtggtgggggagggcagggccTGGCCTCTCCTCGGGCTCTCTCATCGCCTTTCGCCGCCTCTTTGCTGCAGGAGCATCGGCCTGGTTACTTCCGAGGGAAGAAGCGGGACGGCGGGGTAGATGGTAGCTTCTGCGGACAAGGGCTTGTTATTCAAAAAGTTGCTCATCTTAAGTAAACTCTTTGAGTATGTTCTGAGTTCCCGGAAAGGACACAGTTAAACACACCTTTATTTTGCTGATAATGGATGAAGAGAGTCTGGAAGCAGCCATTCAGACCTATAATGCCCAGCTGCAGCAAGTGGAGCTGGCTTTAGGGGCAGGCCTGGACCCATCGCAGCAGTCGGACTTGATTCAGTTGCAGGAAGATTTAAAGCAGCTGATAGAACTGACTGAATCCAGCCTGGTGTCTGTTAAAAAGAGCAAACTTCTGGCTACTTTAGATACAagtgcttcctcctcctcctccccaggtcTGGAGCAGGACACCAACCCAGACAGTTCTGCCCAAGATGTGGAGTATGCTGCTTTTAAGGAGGCCATTGCTGAGCTTGGAACTGAGGAGAAGCCTTCAGCTGATAACAGCGAGGTAtcaaagagagatgaagaaactGATGACAAAAATGAATCAAAGTACAgcgaagaggaggaggagtctgacagagaggaggaggaggaggaattaaGCGGGATGAAGGTTAAAGCCCCCTACTACAGTTCTTGGGGGACCCTGGAGTACCATAATGCCATGATTGTGGGGACAGAGGACTTGGAAGACGGCAGTGCAGGAGTCAGAGTGTTGTACCTCTATCCAACTCACAAGTCTCTGAAGCCGTGCCCGTTCTTCTTGGATGACAAATGCAGATTTAAAGAGAACTGTCggtaaaaaacaaaaaggggtgggagggggcttATGTCCTTCCTGTAGCTAAAGGCCTTGTGGTTCAAAGGGATAAACCTCCTCTGAAAGTACCATGTTTGGCTTTTTCACCCAATGAGAGTTTGCCtttgtttatgttttaaaaatgtgttatggTAAACAGTGACATCAGTTTGGCTGTTTTCTTTAGCTAATACAGAGATGAAATGGAAAATCCCATGGGAAGGTTGGAGAGATTTTACATTCGAgtggctaaattaataactgattaagtattttaaaataaaacaccaaaGGTTGTCTGTTGATAGTGCATACATTCCAGTTGCACAGAGAGGCTGTAGAGTCTCCTTTGGAGATCTCATCTTTGGAGATCTTCAGAATTTAACTAGGTAAGGTCTTGAGCAACCTGATTGGTCTTTGAAGTTGGTTgtgcttggagcaggaggttggagtagagacctgtgtgtctgtgtggtcCTGTTTATCTCAAAGGACCTGTGAACTTTTTTACTGGATGTGTCACTAGCAAGGAGAGCTTAATTCTCTGGGGTGGGATGGATTCTTTGTTACGTGACACAAATAATACGTTTAAGATGAAAAATGAATAAGTTGTGTAATTGAAATAACGCACGATAAAACTTCCATAATTACTGGTGAAGATTCATCACCACTGACAACTCATTTGCATTTAAAGAAGGAAGGAATTTTTATTGAAAGCCTGCTCAAGTGAGGTAGAGATAATTCCTCTTCCACCCTCCCGGGCAGGTTTTCGCATGGCCAGGTGGTCTCTGTGGAAGAGCTTCAGCCATTTCAGGAGCCCAACCTGAGCGCGCTGGAGGTGGGCTCAGCCTGCCTGGCGAAACACAGCGATGGGATATGGTACACGGCAAAAATAACCGGTGAGTCGGGCTTGAGCCAGGATTCAGTGTGGAAAACGAAGGCTGATGCTTAAGTGAATGTAAAACTTGACTATTTTGGCTAATGGTAGAAAAACATTAACTATGTAGCTGCATCCCTAAACTGAAAATCTTGATGTAGCTGACAAAATGATCTGAATTTTGTCAGGCTTGGGCAGGGAATAGACTAGGAAAGAGGAGAGTGTTAGACAAAAAGGAGACATAAGAGCAGGAATGTGGGAAGGAAATGATTACATTAACTGCACCGAAAGGGAAGAGGCAAGTATTGCAGGGATTTGCATGCATATTAGATTAGAATTGCAATAATCTGCTCTTGTTTAAACAAAAGCCAGGGGAGCTGGCCCTGCCCGTCAGCTGCTGATACCGACTTTCCCGAGTCCTGGGAAGGGTGAGGGTTTAGgctctgtttccatttttctttgaCTGTTATTAGGTCAGAGGGGAGCAAGTCTAACTTCTCTTTAATTCCATTCCTCAGCAGCccatctttcttcatttttagaaataaacctTTAAGTATCAACACAGGCGTTGTGGAAAGAGCTTTTCATGGCGGTGGGTGCTTCTCCCTCCCAGACAGAAATctaaagcataaagaaaaaccagaattttttaaaacattgggCCTTGCCCCTCTCCCATCGTGCTCCACTGGAGCTACCTCTGTTTTAGAAATCCCTCTGCCAGTTGCACATTGGAGACTTACTGGAACTCTTGttccttgtttttccttctgtagaCATCGACAGTGGTTACTACACTGTGAAGTTTGATTCCCTGCTGCTCAAGGAAGCTGTTGTGGAAGGAGACAGCGTCATTCCCCCACTGCGAAGCGAAGACGGTGCCGAATCTGCCGAGTCTGATGACGACAGCGTTGATGATTCTGGTTATGCTAAAGGTGAGAGAGTGGGGACGGCGTGAGCAAAAGTGACTTGTGATCTAGGTCTGCCCTTCTCTGGGAGCTACTGAATTAGTCTCCTGGAGCTTTCATTATAAGTGTCTCACCTCTGATGAAAGAGTAGCTAATCTCTTTATACGTTGCTGAAAGATAGAGAACAGTAATTAGCTATTATGTTACAATTGCAAgctaaaatatttgttttatgcaAATTACTGGGCTAATGAGGGTTGGTGGTTTCCATGGGAACTTCCTACACATGAAAGAAGAGGGTGTGATATTTTAGAGCCGAGTCCCAGGCTCCAAGTCTGTTTCTCATGCGCCTGGCTGGGTTGAGCTAATAAGAGAATTAGGAGACTCCTCACCTCTGGGAgctccgtgcagctccagggcACACGAGACCCCAGAACTTGTGAGTGTTTGGTCCTTCCAGTGCCTCAATGAGGTTGCAGGAGCTGCCATGCCCTGTTTTGCTATTGAAAGCTGACACAGAGAGAGCCCAAGTGACTTCTTTGAGATTACACAGCACTGTCCCTGTGGTAGGGCCACAGTTACGTCACAGGGACAAAGTTGTGTCCTAGAGCTCTTTAATTTAGGATAATAGAGATTATTGGATCCTAATAAGAGAAAATTAGCATTGTGGCCTAGAGGAGTCTCGTACCAAAGACATGAGCTGGAGGCGCAGAAGAAGGATTACATGCCACTGTGCCAAACACCGTACCCTGACGGTATGTGTCAGCCTGTATCACCATCctagaaggaaggaaaggaagtgtAAAAACATCTGGATGATTTTGCCTGGAACTGTGAGATGGTATGTGCATTAAATCAAGTGAGGTCTCCCATTTAAGTGACTCGCTATGCAGTGTTCATAAAAGGTGAGAGCTCAGAAGGAACGAAGTAAGGCTGGAGGAGCAGGCAAATGGCTCTAGGGTAGGAGAAGTATATTGTACTGCCTCGTGAGGGGTTTTTGTGCTGTGGGGGTGCCCCAGAGGAAGGTTTTGTGTAGcagctttgtttctgtgtttcactGATTCATATCTTCTGTGTCACAGTGATAGATTCGGGAGTTCCCGAGAACGGGGAATGGACTCCGGCGTGCAGTTCCTCTTTCGGTGGCTGGGAAGCCCATACTCGTGGTATCGGCTCCAAACTGCTCGTTCAGATGGGATACGAGTTCGGAAAAGGTGAGGGGAGAAGGTGGTCCTGGGGCTGTGAGAGCCTGACTGCCTTGATGGATCCTAAAACTAGTTAAGAAAAACAAGATTTTGGATGAAGCTAGAACTTTTCTGAAGGGCCAGTTAGATGAGGCTCAAGCAGTGTGATGAATCCCAGCCGTGTTAGAAGGCGAGAAGGGATAACTTATTTAATCAAGAAGGGATAACTTATTTAATCGAAGGACAGGCGTATGTGTGCACCAACCCTTGTATGGTAATAGCAAAAATGGGAGGCATTTGGAACCATGGTCAAGTTCATGATTAAAGCCGTGAGAACTGTTGTATGAGATGTTCAAAGGCTTCAGGTAGAAGGGAACTGATCTATGAAGCTTCTGATGTCTGTGTTAAAGCATCTCCTGGCTCTAGACGCAGACTTCAAAGCCTGCTGAACTAGCTTCTCACTACACAAATTGTATTGAGCCTTGGGGGCTTTAGGAGGGCAATCTGCTACTTGCATTCGTCTCTAGTTCTCCCAGAGGAACCAAACCAGTTTTAAGAAGAACCTGGCTTGAGAAGCTGAGACTGTGAGGCTGAACCTAGTTTCACAGAAACTGGCCTGATGAATGGCCTCGGGCTTTTTATCACGTTTCTTCTGCTGTAGAAGGCTCCTGTCATAGCATCTGCATCCACCGTGCTGTGGCCTTTGCTGCTGCCCTTACCTTGGGTGGTAGTTATGGCTTTCTGTACCTCAAAAGCCTGTTTTCTTGTTCTAAGCTTGTGACTGTTGGCGTGAGCTTGTGGTGGGAGGTGACTTGGAGAGGGgatgtcacagaatcactgaattatctcggttggaaaagcccttgaagctcctccagtccaaccatgaacctcacactgaccgttcccaactccaccagatccctcagcgctgggtcaacccgactcttcaacccctccagggatggggactccccccctgccctgggcagcccattccaacgcccaacaaccccttctgcaaagaaatccttcctaagagccagtctgaccctgccctggcgcagcttgaggccattccctcttgtcctggcgcttgttccttggatcaagagactcatccccccctgtctgcaccctcctttcagggagttgtagagggcaattgTCCTCACTTGCAGTAATCTCTTGCTGTCTCTCCTCAGGGTTAGGGAAGAACGCTGAGGGCCGCGTGGAGCCGGTGCAGGCTGTGGTACTTCCTCGGGGGAAGTCCCTCGACCAGTGTGCTGAGGTGcttcagaagaagaaacaggGGAAGCTGGACCCAGACAGATCAAGGAAATGCCGAGCGAAGGGAAACAGCTCTGGACAATCGCCTGGGGGCAGCCGTAAGCCTCCCCGCAACGTATTTGACTTTTTGAATGAGAAACTGCGAGGGAAGAGCAGTGGGGAGAAGGCTGGAGGGATGGCACTGCCCGAGAGGAACAGCAAAGAGATCTACCACGCTAGCAAGAGCACCAAGAAGGCCCTGAGCGTCCGCCTCTTCCAGACGATGGAGAAGATTGAACAGACGCAGAAGGATATCAGAGGAATCCAGCAGGCCCTGGCACGCAACGTTGGACGGTAGGAAAACATGCTCTTTGGGACTGCAGGATGAATTCTGGGCGCTTCTGGGAAGGGGGGGGCTTGAAATGAGGTGTGGGAGGAACAAGTGAAACATATTCTGGGTGAGACCTAAGGGGAAGTGGAGGGGAGAGACTTTAGGAGGTGCTTCAGACCAGCTTGGACACTGGCAGATGTGTTTGAGGTCCTTTGGCTGGAATTCAGGCTGTGACAAGAGGAGCTCTCAGGGGAAAGGTACTGGAGTCCTTTCCTTCTCATGCCCATCTCTGAGCGTTGCTGTCGACCGTCACAGGAGGACATTTTCTAGCCCACATTGTGCTGAGCATCAGGTTCTTCCTGGCTTCCAGCAAGTCACTTGTGCTAATCCCACAGGAAAAGGCAAACCCTCCTGGGCTGGTGACAGGCCTTTGATCTTATCCTGCGGGATGACATTGCCGTAATGCTTTTTGCTTTCAGGCACAGCGTTGCTAcagctcagctggaggagaagcTGGCTAATGCCCACAAAcagctggggcagctgcaggCCCAGGAAGCCAGTCTGCAGCGGGAGCAGAAGAAGGCAGACACGCATAAGAAGATGACTGAGTTCTAGTCTCCGAGGAAGGCGTTTGACTGCAGCGATTGTCCTTCTAGCCAGCCCCCGTGCTCGTGGCCTCAGAGCCTGGGTGAGCCATCCTGCTCCTCTGGGCCTCAGGCTGCCCAGCCTAAAAACTGGGCTGAAAAGCAGCGGCTTCTAAAACTAGATGCTTCTGAGCTcagctgggaggtgggggggagcacACATCCGTCCAGCCCTGGAAGCATTCCATAAGCCTGAGCCTTGTAGAAGGACTAGCTACAAGAAATACGATTCTCTGCTCTCTTGCACACTTCTTCCCTCTGTTACCGCTGCGGTGGCAGCTCCATCCAGAGTTGGTAGCTGCTCGGGGATGCCACTGCTGGCTACGAACCAGCTGGGGAGGGGCTTTGAGAGCCCCACATCCTGCCATCAACTGTGGCTTGTGTTTGCAGCCAACCAACGAGCGCAAGCGGAGGCAGGATCCTGAGCACATTCCGGTGAAGCAGAAAAGGCTTGTGCTGGGTGAAAACAACAGCAAATTGCTTCAGCTGCTCTCTACCTTCTGTTTTTTGCTATGGGATTTATCTGATAACTCCGTTTTTTTGGGGAGCAGTTCCTTATAGCCGTAGCGTAATGAATAGACAGAAAACTGGCAGCTTGGAGGTGGGTCCTAGCAGCCTCAAGCGTCAGATTTCATCAGTTTGACTGTAAGAGTATCCCTAGGACATGCTATAGCCCAACTCATTGACTTGGCATGGAAAGCTGCGTGGTTCCACAAGTAGAGTGCCAAAGCTGGGGGTATAAGACAGCAGAGTAACGGATTCCCAAACCTCCTAGCTAGGGACGACTCCGCAGGGCACCATGTCATTTTTGCCATCGTTACTTGAGTTTTTCTGTCCTAGATAGCTCGCTGAACATGGgtccttttcttaaaaaacctCGGGACGCAGATGCAGGTGGGCCTCGCCCCGGCTGAGCGCAGAGCTCGGGAGGGCTGGGtgtgcccccccctgccccgtgcaGCCCCCTCTGCGGGAGGGTTCAGGCTGTGCTGGCGGCAGGCCAGGCGGGCAGTGCCCTGCTCTGCAGCCGGGAGAGTCTCTGGACAGAGAGGATGCCTTCCTCCCTAGGTTATATTCTGCGTCTGGCAGCCAGTCCTTGCCCCAGAGGAGATGGTGGTTTCATCAGACTCTGTTTCTGGTGGGACTTGTACAttgtaattgctttttaaaagaaaatttgtttgcAATTTCATGCCAGTATCTTaaggacacatttttttcttaatttaagaaGTTGATTTCCTTTTATTCTGCGAGTCATTTTTCTGACGAAAAGTTTTGCTCCTTTAgtaccaccttttttttttttttttttaatctcttcctaATAAACTTATAAAGCGGTcagcctgggcagggctgcaCCTCCTTGCAGGGTCAGAAAATCTGAGGCTGAAGGAGATAGGATCAGAGTTGTTCGAGTCGTGTGGGATTCAGCATTGCTGCAGACACACCTCAGAaaacacagcaacagcaaaagtAAACAAGATGAACGTCTTCAGAAAACCTGTTTGAGTGACTTCTCCTCCTGGAAGGCGCTCGGGTGCCGCTGGGACGGGCACGGTGTGGGTGTGAAGGTGGCGTGGGCTGCCGTGAGCACTTCAGCGTCCCTCGGTTTCGAACTGCATTGGCCGTGCTATCTTCATTGTTCCTAATTTGTGTTCTCCGTGCACTGGGTTTAACAATGGTTGCTCAGTGCCCTTCCCTCACAAATGACTGTTTGTTTCCCACACTCAAGTGTTGAGTGGTGATGAGGATTAATGTGCCCAGCTTAGCATGGGTGCTCGCTGAAGTGGCCCAGGAGTGCTGAGCCGAGCTGGGCAGGGAAATTTCTTGGGTTTGTTCTGTGCTCTGACACTATTTAACACCATCATCTCTTTGAGAATTGGGTCTCAGCTGAATCATATTTTGACCTTTCCTTGGGATTTCCACACCCTCACTTGTGTCCTATTCAGGCGGCCGTTGCCTCCCACCCAAGACAGTTCACGTCCCTGGTGAATAaagttggtttttatttttttttttcccctctctccttgtAAGGTGTTGTTCATTTGCAAGGTAATGATGATCTGTGGCAACCCATTCTTTCCTTCTCTTGCCCCGCGGATAGAGAGCTGGCACCAAAACCAGCTGGGTGGGGAGCGGAGCGCGGCAGAGGGTGCTCTTGCGTGCCGGGAGCTTGCGGAGCCTGACTGCAGCGCCGCGAGCTCGCAGCCAAGGCGGGGAGAAACCCAGCCTCCCCTTGGGTGCAGCAGCCACCCCGACGGGCCAGGAAGCGAGCTGTGGTGTGCGCTGCACGGTGTCTGCTCAGAGCTGCCTGCTCTAGGGGCTGAAGAGGAGCGGGAAAGCTCAGATCAAGATGTTTGAAATGTTCGGGAATGCCTAATTAGGAATAACCGCCGGATAAAAGAAATTCTCCAGGTTGGCTGGTGAGGAGGAGAGCATGATCGGATCCCTGCGCTTCACGCTCACCAGCTTTTGAATTTGCAAAGTAAGTGGCGTTCGCTTTCTCGCCCGGCAAACCTGGGTGTCTGCAACTAAACCAGGAgttgaaaaagacttttttttaaaaaaaaaaaaaccctgatctATATAGAAATGGCAGCGTTGTCGGAGATGCTGTTGCAGCTAGCTAGACTGGACAGGCAGGATTCCTGCGCTGCAGCGGGGAAGCATCAGCTGGGTTAAACTTCCAGGTGGCTGCGAGGAGGGCTGCAGGCTTTGTGGgcttaaaaaggaagaaaaggtgcTGGAGCTTGGCAACGCTGCTGGGGTCCCATGGCTCGAATCTAGAGGTTGAGGGGAAACCGGTTACTTTTGTGGTGGATGAGTTGTTGAGTTCAGAGGTGTGGGGGTATTGgttttttcaa encodes the following:
- the ZGPAT gene encoding zinc finger CCCH-type with G patch domain-containing protein, with product MDEESLEAAIQTYNAQLQQVELALGAGLDPSQQSDLIQLQEDLKQLIELTESSLVSVKKSKLLATLDTSASSSSSPGLEQDTNPDSSAQDVEYAAFKEAIAELGTEEKPSADNSEVSKRDEETDDKNESKYSEEEEESDREEEEEELSGMKVKAPYYSSWGTLEYHNAMIVGTEDLEDGSAGVRVLYLYPTHKSLKPCPFFLDDKCRFKENCRFSHGQVVSVEELQPFQEPNLSALEVGSACLAKHSDGIWYTAKITDIDSGYYTVKFDSLLLKEAVVEGDSVIPPLRSEDGAESAESDDDSVDDSGYAKVIDSGVPENGEWTPACSSSFGGWEAHTRGIGSKLLVQMGYEFGKGLGKNAEGRVEPVQAVVLPRGKSLDQCAEVLQKKKQGKLDPDRSRKCRAKGNSSGQSPGGSRKPPRNVFDFLNEKLRGKSSGEKAGGMALPERNSKEIYHASKSTKKALSVRLFQTMEKIEQTQKDIRGIQQALARNVGRHSVATAQLEEKLANAHKQLGQLQAQEASLQREQKKADTHKKMTEF